In Paraflavitalea devenefica, the following are encoded in one genomic region:
- a CDS encoding transporter has translation MRKFLAILMIVLMIAPERTNAQGCVAIRSTGAMCMKPDATADAHKGWQLNTSYRYFRSFRHFVGTEEQKERLEHNTEVINWQHSLDLALVRHFNSRWSLAMNMPIISNVRSSLYEHGGNNAGKNARNKTRSFGVGDIRFTGYYWLLDPAKSRKGNIQVGLGIKLPTGDYKYQDFFVKNDSTKILGPVDQSIQLGDGGTGFTTEVNAYYNFSENIGVYGNFYYLFNPREQNGVSTARGGTPSATAITYGSSVMSVPDQYMARAGVIASLDGISFSAGARMECVPSTDLIGGSSGFRRPGYVLSVEPGLAYQFKKFGAFATVPIALKRDRTQSYADKQRTRITGVYAQGDAAFADYSINIGCSFKL, from the coding sequence ATGAGAAAGTTTCTTGCCATTTTGATGATCGTATTGATGATTGCTCCTGAGCGTACGAATGCACAAGGCTGCGTAGCCATTCGCAGCACCGGAGCTATGTGTATGAAGCCGGATGCTACTGCTGATGCCCACAAAGGATGGCAGCTCAATACCTCTTACCGTTACTTCCGGTCATTCCGCCACTTTGTAGGAACAGAAGAGCAAAAAGAAAGATTGGAGCATAATACCGAGGTGATCAACTGGCAGCATAGCCTGGACCTGGCACTGGTGCGTCATTTCAACAGCCGCTGGTCATTGGCCATGAACATGCCCATCATTTCCAATGTACGCTCCTCACTGTATGAGCATGGTGGTAATAATGCCGGCAAAAATGCCCGCAATAAAACACGTTCTTTTGGAGTAGGGGATATCCGGTTCACCGGTTATTACTGGCTGCTTGATCCCGCCAAATCGCGTAAGGGGAATATACAGGTGGGACTTGGTATTAAACTGCCCACCGGTGATTATAAATACCAGGATTTCTTTGTGAAGAATGATAGTACAAAGATATTGGGACCGGTAGACCAGTCCATACAATTGGGCGACGGTGGTACCGGGTTCACCACAGAAGTCAATGCCTACTATAATTTTTCAGAGAACATCGGTGTGTATGGCAACTTCTATTACCTCTTCAATCCCAGGGAACAGAATGGGGTATCTACCGCCCGCGGTGGCACACCCTCGGCTACTGCCATCACTTACGGCAGCAGCGTGATGAGCGTTCCCGATCAATACATGGCCAGGGCCGGCGTCATTGCATCACTGGATGGGATCAGCTTTTCGGCCGGCGCACGCATGGAATGTGTTCCCTCAACAGACCTGATCGGTGGCAGCAGCGGCTTCAGAAGGCCGGGATATGTGCTCTCTGTAGAACCAGGCCTCGCTTATCAATTTAAAAAATTCGGCGCCTTTGCTACCGTACCCATAGCCCTGAAACGCGACCGCACCCAAAGTTATGCCGACAAACAAAGAACAAGGATAACCGGCGTGTATGCACAGGGGGATGCCGCCTTTGCCGATTACTCTATTAACATAGGATGTTCTTTCAAGCTGTAA